The Candidatus Hydrogenedens sp. genome has a segment encoding these proteins:
- a CDS encoding mechanosensitive ion channel — MPRFKMLHMLHIFLVIFVFSFFVFSDEIELSPEIINNYKNEISQDASLSQDLKNTIDKLLSDTLLLLQDYSKWKQQLDTLKEEIQNAPEEIKSIEEQLSSPEKVIQINTKDLTLEQINYNLLQVENEYNRLQNSYDTLQKELEGRNDYRKSLLLIISDIKQQINNLKESVSTDISLDHPTLTKYKQLFKDTQIKSLEKELKYHNKELEYFDIKTRLITSRVEKVKYELRQKEKEYEFWKSESNNKKQEEDEKNIRNSIDSFQSLTKTKTVFTNELLTFASENLTLARKRNEPGGIESKILSLNDNLKKYSDDYKKQKNQLDNLRNKSKTNILSSGWAFTLRQEKSKLPNVRQLNKILNDLQNELISIENDYNDLLSRRLKISDIENQIMSVFLQSTTNLSEYEKKNIKKSIDDLIKTQRNILSSLISDYDIYISLLTETISTIKLWIEHTKEFNTYIDENIIWIRSPFPRLEALKADATNLFSSLLKTDIYKKPYIIYNLILVFSSFFLGLIIVIYIYKYCGKLLTHISCNINTPLQFTYRRLLLFIGCFFCRVSLLPLLFFVISILLSILFPYYPITNNISISIRFLCLPLIWFGIIASMFHIPSLCEIFIKHYDKEYEKYYTKIVVFIFVSLILLFLISLSSQFIPDSAFADYFFRTIFSLFLLFTAFFSMLSHKTLNNMIDNIKDENVNKLLIYIKHTLLVLSLICLVLVFLNLFGYNYGSLELTKKIFASLFIITVVFIVCRFIDTSIKHYQWKTVFDKSIISNITVQTTILNKEIESNNNSDNLTSTQEAFLLQIKKAIRFIAFITGFILIVYIWSDIFPALSYLDKVHIWSSSTISEVINTPPSSTGKPSDNTLSPTSLTHDWVSLLDILNSFIIIVLTIIIVKNLSIYIDFLLSKYTKIQSGERYAITTVLKYIVFTIGFIMAMGAIQITWNKIQWLVAALGVGFGFGLQEIVANFVSGLILLFERPIRIGDIVTIGDISGRVKSLQMRSTTIVNWDNKELIVPNKDLLTQQLINWTRNEPKVRLCIPIGVSYHADINQVVSLLTEIAKTHPFVEHSPEPHVYFLRFGQSALEYELRVFTHIDYYLQLQHDLLSEIYTRFKQHNIEISYPQLDVHIKNGNVPKDNNASQKET; from the coding sequence ATGCCAAGGTTTAAAATGTTACATATGCTACATATATTTTTGGTTATTTTTGTATTCTCCTTCTTTGTTTTTTCTGATGAGATTGAATTATCACCTGAAATAATTAATAACTATAAAAATGAAATCTCTCAGGATGCATCTTTATCTCAAGACTTAAAGAATACCATTGATAAATTACTATCAGACACTTTGTTGTTACTTCAAGACTACTCAAAATGGAAACAACAACTTGATACTTTAAAAGAAGAGATTCAAAATGCTCCTGAGGAAATTAAATCAATAGAAGAACAATTATCATCTCCAGAAAAAGTAATCCAAATAAATACAAAAGATTTAACTCTTGAACAAATCAACTATAACTTACTTCAAGTTGAAAATGAATATAATCGATTACAAAATAGCTACGATACTTTACAAAAAGAACTTGAAGGTAGAAATGACTACCGTAAATCGTTACTTCTAATAATAAGTGACATTAAACAACAGATTAATAATTTAAAAGAGTCAGTTTCTACGGATATCTCTTTAGACCATCCAACACTTACAAAATATAAACAACTATTTAAAGACACTCAGATTAAATCTTTAGAAAAAGAATTAAAATATCATAATAAAGAATTAGAATATTTTGATATTAAAACACGATTAATTACATCAAGAGTTGAAAAAGTAAAATATGAACTACGGCAAAAAGAAAAAGAATATGAATTCTGGAAAAGCGAATCTAATAATAAAAAACAAGAAGAAGATGAAAAAAATATCCGTAATTCTATAGATTCCTTTCAGTCACTAACAAAAACAAAAACAGTTTTTACAAATGAACTATTAACATTCGCAAGTGAAAATCTAACTTTGGCTCGAAAACGTAATGAACCTGGTGGGATAGAAAGTAAAATTCTATCCTTGAATGATAATCTTAAAAAATATAGTGACGATTATAAAAAACAAAAAAACCAGCTTGACAATTTGAGGAATAAATCAAAAACAAATATTCTTTCATCTGGATGGGCATTTACACTACGTCAGGAAAAATCTAAACTTCCTAACGTCCGTCAACTAAATAAAATATTAAATGACCTTCAAAATGAATTAATATCCATTGAAAATGACTATAACGATTTACTCTCAAGGAGACTTAAAATATCTGATATTGAAAATCAGATTATGAGTGTCTTTTTACAAAGTACAACGAACCTATCGGAATATGAGAAAAAGAACATAAAGAAGTCTATTGATGATTTAATAAAAACTCAAAGGAATATCCTATCTTCATTAATCAGCGATTATGACATTTATATATCTTTACTTACAGAAACCATTTCGACGATTAAACTATGGATTGAACACACAAAAGAATTCAACACTTATATTGATGAAAATATCATTTGGATTCGTTCCCCTTTCCCACGATTAGAAGCATTAAAAGCAGATGCAACAAATCTATTTAGTTCCTTATTAAAAACTGATATTTATAAAAAACCATATATCATTTACAACCTAATTTTAGTTTTTTCTTCCTTCTTTTTGGGATTAATTATTGTTATCTATATTTATAAATATTGTGGAAAACTACTAACACATATTTCATGTAATATAAATACACCACTTCAGTTTACTTACAGACGTCTTCTATTATTTATTGGCTGTTTCTTTTGTCGTGTTTCACTATTACCATTGTTATTTTTTGTCATAAGTATTCTTCTCAGTATTCTATTTCCATATTATCCAATCACAAATAATATCTCAATAAGTATTCGTTTTTTATGCCTTCCTCTTATCTGGTTTGGAATCATAGCATCAATGTTCCATATCCCTTCTTTATGTGAAATATTTATAAAACACTACGACAAAGAATATGAAAAATATTATACGAAAATTGTTGTTTTTATCTTTGTTTCACTCATTTTATTATTTCTAATATCGTTAAGTAGTCAATTTATTCCAGACTCTGCTTTTGCAGATTATTTTTTTCGTACTATTTTTTCTCTCTTCCTACTTTTTACCGCTTTCTTCTCAATGTTATCCCATAAAACATTAAATAACATGATAGATAACATAAAAGATGAGAATGTAAATAAATTATTAATTTATATTAAACATACCCTTTTAGTTCTTTCATTAATTTGTTTAGTGCTTGTTTTCTTAAATCTTTTTGGTTACAACTATGGTAGTCTTGAATTAACAAAAAAGATATTTGCATCCCTATTTATTATTACTGTTGTTTTCATTGTATGTCGTTTTATAGACACTTCAATAAAACATTATCAATGGAAAACTGTGTTTGATAAATCTATTATTTCTAATATTACAGTTCAAACAACCATTCTTAATAAAGAAATTGAATCAAACAATAATTCTGATAACTTGACATCTACACAAGAGGCATTTTTATTACAAATTAAAAAAGCAATTAGATTTATAGCATTTATTACGGGATTCATATTAATAGTATATATCTGGTCTGATATATTTCCTGCTTTAAGTTACTTAGATAAAGTACACATTTGGAGTAGTTCCACTATTTCTGAAGTTATTAATACACCTCCATCATCAACAGGTAAGCCATCTGATAACACGTTGTCCCCTACTTCTCTAACACATGATTGGGTTAGTCTTTTAGACATTTTAAATTCATTCATTATTATTGTTCTGACCATTATTATCGTAAAAAACTTATCTATCTATATTGATTTTTTACTCTCGAAATATACAAAAATCCAATCTGGTGAGAGATATGCAATTACTACCGTTTTGAAATATATCGTATTTACAATAGGCTTTATAATGGCAATGGGAGCAATACAGATTACATGGAACAAAATTCAGTGGTTAGTTGCCGCATTAGGTGTCGGCTTTGGGTTCGGATTACAGGAGATAGTCGCTAATTTTGTATCTGGTCTAATTTTACTCTTTGAAAGACCTATACGTATAGGGGATATCGTAACAATAGGTGATATCTCTGGAAGAGTAAAATCATTACAAATGCGCTCAACAACCATTGTAAATTGGGATAATAAAGAGTTAATAGTCCCTAATAAAGATCTGCTTACCCAGCAATTAATTAACTGGACAAGGAACGAACCAAAAGTGCGATTATGCATTCCTATCGGTGTAAGTTATCATGCCGATATAAATCAAGTTGTTTCTCTTCTTACTGAAATTGCGAAAACACATCCTTTTGTTGAACATTCTCCAGAACCGCATGTATATTTTCTTCGTTTTGGTCAAAGTGCTTTAGAGTATGAACTACGTGTATTCACACACATTGATTATTATCTTCAACTACAGCATGATTTATTATCAGAGATTTATACTCGCTTTAAGCAACATAATATAGAAATATCATACCCACAGTTAGATGTTCACATAAAAAATGGTAATGTTCCCAAAGATAACAATGCTTCTCAAAAAGAAACATGA
- a CDS encoding ABC transporter ATP-binding protein — protein MVRVEDCFLKLGPKTKFYCENFYAPPKSKIALWGPSGCGKSTLLNLISGLLKPERGKIVVNGIEITALSEAKLDHFRGENIGFIFQTFNLLPPFSAFQNVLLGMRFSDTIPESMWKEQAKKLLKRVGLGNRLYNKPSELSVGEQQRVAIARAVANKQKIIVADEPTGSLDPKTAHSVMQLLLELCEEQGVTLLLVTHDKSIADQLPQIYDCSNLVHEEENI, from the coding sequence ATGGTTCGTGTTGAAGATTGTTTTTTAAAATTGGGTCCTAAAACTAAATTTTATTGTGAAAACTTTTATGCTCCACCAAAATCAAAGATAGCTTTATGGGGTCCCAGTGGTTGTGGTAAAAGCACATTGTTAAATTTAATTTCAGGATTATTAAAACCAGAACGAGGAAAAATAGTTGTAAATGGTATTGAAATCACAGCACTATCCGAAGCAAAATTAGACCATTTTAGAGGTGAGAATATAGGGTTTATCTTTCAAACATTTAATTTGCTACCACCGTTTTCAGCATTTCAAAATGTATTACTTGGTATGCGTTTTAGTGATACAATTCCTGAATCGATGTGGAAAGAGCAGGCAAAGAAACTCTTAAAACGAGTAGGCTTAGGGAACAGACTATATAATAAACCATCAGAACTTAGTGTGGGAGAACAGCAAAGAGTAGCTATTGCCAGGGCGGTCGCAAATAAACAGAAAATTATTGTGGCTGATGAGCCAACAGGGAGTCTTGACCCTAAAACAGCCCATAGTGTTATGCAATTATTATTAGAACTCTGTGAAGAGCAAGGGGTTACTCTGCTTTTAGTAACACATGATAAAAGCATTGCGGACCAATTACCACAAATCTATGATTGTTCAAATTTAGTTCATGAGGAAGAAAATATATGA